The following proteins come from a genomic window of Aspergillus oryzae RIB40 DNA, chromosome 4:
- a CDS encoding uncharacterized protein (predicted protein), protein MSREDFNKSQIADQPRLPWNWSNLGKNSATTLGISFVSWKQNLGSSDSVMPAVRVAKLTIKNVGSTRRRAQRKCLARAMPAPVAESFLKWVGAACRNDASHIEIGHGQPAGQKRQCGGCFHCPIRLVHHGPIRRDMESDSLSAGMHAAYRKVFVSAISLSLPSCIQLDGTVSSMACSGSRKEQ, encoded by the exons ATGTCCCGTGAAGATTTCAACAAGTCACAGATTGCCGACCAGCCCCGTCTGCCCTGGAACTGGAGCAACCTAGGCAAAAATA GTGCAACAACTTTGGGCATATCTTTCGTATCATGGAAACAGAACTTGGGGAGCAGCGACTCGGTGATGCCCGCTGTGCGCGTTGCAAAACTAACAATCAAGAATGTTGGGTCTACTCGAAGGAGGGCGCAGCGCAAGTGTCTCGCCCGGGCGATGCCTGCACCCGTTGCCGAGTCATTTCTTAAATGGGTGGGTGCAGCTTGTCGAAACGACGCAAGTCACATAGAAATAGGACACGGCCAGCCGGCCGGTCAGAAGCGTCAGTGCGGAGGTTGCTTCCATTGCCCTATCCGCCTCGTTCACCACGGTCCAATTCGCAGGGACATGGAGAGTGATAGTTTAAGTGCGGGCATGCATGCGGCATATCGCAAAGTCTTTGTGTCTGCCATATCATTAAGTTTGCCCTCGTGCATACAATTAGATGGCACGGTTTCCTCTATG GCATGCTCTGGCTCCAGAAAGGAGCAATAA